TAAGCATTCGAAGTTACATGAAATTTGTTAGCTTCCTACATTATGAAGTCATTTTAACTCGTCgttattttttgatattttgagtGTTGTATTGGATGTTGGAATAACCTCTGTTCAGTTTTCAAGTGATACCATAAgcagtaattttttatttccttttagCTTAAGCGTTATTATTTTGTTGCTGGTTTGGTGTTTGGGCTGAGAGTATCTTGGTGAACTTGTCTCTGCACCTAAAAAAGTTGTTAATTGAATTCTCAAGCACTAATTGGCTTTTACTCTGTTCTAGGGTTTCTAGGTCCCCACATTCACCTGCAGTTTCCACCTCACCTCATCGGTACCCCACCATTTAATATCACACTTAACATATTTTCCATcttttatattggattgaaaTGCTATAAATGTGGTATTTGAAATCTTTGACAGAGGTTTACCTTCAAGGGCAAGGGCAAACAGTAAATCATTTTCGAATTCCCGAAGTTATTCAAGGTATACTTTTACATGTGCAAACTTTTTTACCTTTGGCTTGATTTGTTCATGTAAGCTTTTGCCATTCACTAGCGTACTTTGCCATTCACTATTGTACTTTGCCGGATATTAGATGTTCAATTTGGCCAGCTAATGGGTCTTTATTTTGTTTCCCTCTCCTTTTAGCCTTTATTGATGAGTTTGTATTGgacatttaatttatatttggatTTGTTATTTTGCATGTCAAGGAGTATATCCAGATCTCCAGAGGCTCGAGGACGTTCCGTTTCTTCCGGAAGGATACAACGTTCTTCACGGCAACAGTCTATTTCTCCTCGAAGGCGCTCTCCACAACGATCTCCTCATAGGAGGCCTTCTTATTCAAGGAGAAGATCAAGATCTGCCTCAGACTCCAAATCTCCTCCTATACGACGTGGAGTGCATTCTCCATTTCGTCGACGCAGAACACCCTCTCCTGTTAAAAGACGTAGATCCCCCTCTCCAGTGCGACGACGTAGATCGCCCTCTCCAGTTCGACGACGTAGATCACCCTCTCCAGTACGACGACACAGATCACCACCCTCTCCAATACGACGACGCAGATCACCACCCTCTCCAGTACGACGCCGCAGATCACCTTATCCTGTGCGACGACGCAGATCTCCCTCTCCTATACGACGCCGCAGATCACCTTCTCCTATGCGACGACCCAAATCACCTTCTTCAATGCACCTACGTAGATCACCGTCACCTGTTAGACAAAGAAGGGCACCCTCACCCATGCAACAGAGATCTCCTAGCATCCGGCGTAGGTCACCTTCACCGATGCGCCGAATACCACCAAGCCGTGGGCGTAGGTCAAGCTCTCCAATGCAATCTCCCACAATGCGAAGGTATGATAGTAGAACTCCGCGGCGCAGGTCTCCCTCTCCCTTGCGGAATAGATCACCTGTTTCTGGCAAGAAAAGATCTACAAGTGCCTCCCCTAAGAGGTCTCCTTCTCGAGATGAATGGAGTTCTCAGTCTCCTGTACGTGTATCTCCATCCTCAGCCAGGAGAATTTCACCAAGACACCAAAGAAGTCCTGTGCAGTCTTCTATGGGAAGAGTCAGGTATAGTGACACTCGAGGGAATGCTTGAATAAGTTTGTTTGCTTTTTCTTTGATGTCTATGCTTTTAATGTGATAATAGGAAagcttttaaaaaagaaatatttatttctttgattCAATTTTGAAGTAGGCTTATAGTTTGAAAACCAGAAATACTATAATGGTAATACTTATACTCCACACCCTGTATGTAGCTGGGGATACCCCCCATGTCGCAGGGTGCAAAAGAAGGTTTATTCTTACaagaatgatatatttttttttgaaacaaacaaGAATGATATTTTAAATAAGGTTTATTCTTACAAGTAAATTTATGAAATCTGTGGGGATACCCATGTCACAGGGTGCAAAAGAAGTTGTCGCCGGAAGTTTATCAACCCTCTAGTCCTTTGCAGTCTGTACAAAGAGATAAAAATGGCAAAGCTTCAGGCTATAAATCTCCAGATTCAATGTCCACACCAGATAAGTCTCCAATTCGATCAATATCACCACAAGCAAGAAGTAGGACCAGCATTAAAAATAGAAGGTAATTTTTCCATGACTTCTAATACAACACTTTTATCTGCTCATGCCTGCTTGCCTGCTGTAGTTAGTTTATGCATATTTATTTTGGCTTTTGAAAATGTTTAGTCCACGTGAAATCCCTCTGAGGCAAACAAGAGAGAACTTGACCAAGGAAGGAAGCTTGAGTCCACCAAAGAAACCAACAAACCATAAGCCTAGCCATGGCATTCCAGAGACCAGTGAAGGAGCTGAAGAAGCATATTATTCTAGGTTTGAACATGAATTGGATAACTTTCATTTATTTCTACTAAATGTGAAGAATGTAACTCACTGTCATTGatttgtttcttgttttgcccacttctttttctcttttttcccTATCTCTCATGTAGAGAGCGCAGAGATCCCAAATCAAATTCATCTGAAAAGAAATCAAGACACCCCTCCCCGGTTAGTAAGCGAATAGGTTCATCTGCAAAATTTCATCACGAGGATGAGTTTTATCCTGAAAGGGCAGCTAGTCACGAGGATGATAACAATAAATGGAGTAAGAAAGGCCAGGATATAAAATGGTAATTTGATTAGCATACTTCACTTGTTCTAACTAATTTGAATGACTGTGCACTGTACATCTCTGATAGTGGTAAACTCATTTGGCAGTGATAAATCTTCTGGCAAGGGAGGTGAGTCTCCTGTTCAACAAAAGTCACCAATGAACAAAGAATTTGTTTCTAGCGAGAAGCCTCATGATTCTTATGCAgcagaaataaaaaaatctgatGACAAGGATCAATCCATTTCAAAATATGCCAAAAGCAGCGATCAGCACAAAAAATCAGAAGCTGCTCAAGATTTAGTTGAAAAAGCTGATCACGTCAATCAGAGTGCTTCTTGTGATTCTGGTTCTGAAGAAAGTGGTAAGCATAGAAGAGATGGAAAGGATAGGAGAAAGCATAAAAGGTCAGAGAGAAAAGTTGACTCATCTGATGAGAATGATAGTTATGATTCTGAGTTAGAGGACCGGAAAGAGGCCAAGAGGAGGAAAAAGGAGGAGAAGAAGAAGCTGCGAAAGGAGGAAAAACATCGAAAGCGGGAAGAGCGGCGGCGGAAAAGGGAAGAACGGCATGCTGAAAAGCTGAAAATGAAGAGTAAAACAGACTATATTTCAGACGACGAGGAAGTTGAACGAAGGGATGATGAAGAGGCACCATATGATCCAAAGAAGCTTGAGATCGAGCTACGGAATAAGGCTCTTGAATCCCTTAAAGCAAAGAAGGGcatgaataattaaataatacacTTCTGTGTTTTAAGTTGTTTTCTGAATTAAACTTCTTCAGAAATATCTCCTTAGCTTCTTTAAACACATGGATTTGCAAatgttatgttatttattttttggtaaatgTTTGATGTAGTCTATCTTTAATGCTGGCAGACGAATTGGATAAATGACGATTTCTGAGCAAATCTGTTGAGTACAACTCTATGCAGACATTCCTCTATATTTACCGGTAATACTTGTCTCCCCTTTGTTGGGAATTTTGCGTTTTTATAGCggtgcattttttattttcttttattgttttgattGCTATCTTGGTTCATGgttttcttgtttgttttattttattttatttttgcctatgGCTTTGATGTGGTTGCTGGCATTTAGTTTCTTATTTAGGTTGCTGGCATTTAGTTTGTTGATTAGAATAGATTGATCCAAAGGTCTTGTGAATATTAATCACGAGTTTGATACTAAATTAGCTTTCTGGTCAATTGGTAGATGAATTTATGTCAACTCTAGATGACCTGGTGAGCAGACCATGTGCAGAACTATATTTTGAACTCCAAATCAGGTGAAGTTTTATGTTTTCTGGAATTCTCCAAGTTGGTCCATCTTGAAGTTGATGCAGCTGTATGTTTTGTACAGATGTGTTGTTCCAGACGTACTTTGATTGTGATAGactataattttatattattttgtcatTCTGGTGAGGTGATTTTTTCTATTTGTTGCTTCACAGTGCAATTATTTGTGTATGATTTTCCTGCTTTGCACTTTTTCTAATAATATCTGTGTTTATGTGTGTGGTTGTTACACTTATATGTTCAAAATTTTGTCCTTCGCCGCAATTGAAAGACCTATATCTTTGTTTTCGGCATAGCAACATCCCCTGCCCTTTTATTCACTGCAAAAAACTTGACCCTGCCTTGATGGGTTAAAAGTTCTGTATCCTTAAATATGCTCTTCTCAAACCGTGAtgactttttttcttctatcaTTTGATGTTTAAAAACACAATTTGACATGATCAGTTTTCACTATTTTCTCCATCATCAGATGAAGATGAGAAAAATGCACCAACTTAGTGTATTTTATATGATGTCCGATATGTGATGCAACAATTTGTGTTCCAATATTAACTGTCTTAAAATTATTGGCATTTGAAAAATGTGAGTAAAGTATTAAGGaagatgcattttttttttttgggtattcAAGATGCATTTTACTTATTTGTATTTGACTTTTTTGAAGTGATTGTCGTTTGGATGAATCATTATGTAATTATAATCATTGGGTAGAAAATAAGAGTGAGATTGAATTCGAAGGTTTGTTAATTATGTGGCTGTATTTGTTATATTCTTTTTAAcagacttttttaaaaataaattaaggcCCCTGTTTTTTGTTTGAGGCATCCCCTCCAGTttcaaaagcataaaaaaatgaaaataagatttttaaaaatagttaatttgtattttgttgTGAAAAATCATCTGCTTTTTCAAAACGccttttgtaattttttttcttccaaactGTAGATAGATTGCACAATACTCCACAAATAGAAAACTCTTGTAACTCAATATGTTTCACCAATCTTCTCCAAATCAGGCTAGTAAGGGGTATCCCATCCTTCATACTTAAATACGTGCCATAATCCTAACTGTTATGTAATTGACTAATTGTTTATAGCTGATGGTATAAGCTGACTTGCAATAACTGATTTTTCTTGCCCTATCACTTATTGTAGCTTTTGACTCATGCATGTATCACTGTAAAAATTGAACTTGTCTTAATCTAAAATTGCCTCCGACCCATACTCTTTGTTACGCTCGGATATAAGTGTGCCATTTCTAGGCAGTGAAGGTCGAAGTTGACAATATGCTATATATCCGGTGGTTGTTTAAACTTGGAGTATCCCATTCATACTCAAAACATGAGTTGCCCAAgtaattttgattttcaaaagcaaaggatACAAATTGCAATTTTGACATCAACGAGGATTAAGTTAAAAAATCTTAATCGGTCGGCATCCTGATAAATCAAAAGCATTTATGTTGAGTTAAAAGGCTCGAGTTAAAAAGCCTATGATAACTGGcttaacaaaaacaaagtacTACTTAGACGGAATTTTTAGCCGTGTGACTATAACattaattgagtttttttttgaacaattgaGTTAATCACATTTTGTTTTGGGTACAATTGAGTTAATCACTTTATCTCGACACTAGCagtttttcctttcttttagTTTTGTCTTACTCAAATGAACATATTTTGATTTACATGCActtaattaattagaattttttattaaatgattGAGTTGTTGAAATATAATGTTTATAGAGTTTTTCTTTTGAACCTATAGACGAAACAAGTATAGTTGAAACTCAAACATAACTTTGAGATTCTGAACTCGGATGATGCTATTCAACGTAATAATATTGTTGAGCTCGGATTTGTGTATATTAAGTTGTTCcccatttttaataaaaatcttgtatatataatttttgggTAGTAATCCAGAGTTTGGTCGTGAGGAGTCAAATGGAAAAAATGTTCCTAGAGAAATCAAACTCAGATTTTTCGGAACAATTCGTTCTCGAGTGAGCTCATTAAACTAGAATTTTTTGTTAGGCATTAACCTTCTGATTTTTAAGAGAAGGGGCCttggtaatccagagttcggctgCGGAGTGTAAAGTTCGACTGATAATTGTTTATACCAGAAATTAAATTCAGATTCTTCCGAATGATTCGTCATAAAGCGAGCTCATCAATATCtaaaaatagataattttttgtttagagaaaagtaaaattttctctaaCTGCGCAACACGAATGGATGAAATGAAATGCATGATCATAGATGAACAGAAAATGTCATTTTCCATAGAATATGAACGTTTGGTGTTCAATATTTCTTCAATGGATAAACTCTGATTACGTGGCCAGACCCAATTGGCTAATTTCCGCTTACCTCTTCCATTTAGATAATTCCCACAAGCACCAAACCAGATTAACGGTTCAAACCAAAACCCACCACACATTACTATGTTTCACAAACCAAAAGACATGTTCTCTAGTTGAACAAGAGTGTGTATGAACTGTGAAATCTCAACATGGTTCCCACTCTTTCATCCAATTCTTCTCTATTTCCAACCACACCACATTTAAAGTTGAATTTCAGAAACCAAACAAGGTTCAATGTTTATGCTAAGAAATCTGGTGGAGGATCATTTCCATCATTTGGATTAGGAAAACccaaagatgaagaaaaagatCAAACAAATGGTTCATCATCAAATTCTAATAACCCTTTTGGTTTTGACTTTGGAAAATTACCTGATGTCACTTCTTTGATACCTGTTGGGAGCAAAAACTCTTCTTTGCCAGGTTTGTCATTTGGAAGTCCTAGGAGGAAGGATTCTTCGACGGTTTTTGTTGCCGGTGCTACAGGTCAAGCTGGTATTCGCATTGCTCAAACTTTGCTTAGGGAAGGGTTTAGTGTTAGAGCTGGTGTTCCTGAACTTGGTTCTGCTCAGGAATTGGCTCAACTTGCTTCTCAATATAAGGTAATTATTATTAAGCATCTTAATCAAAACACTAatttagattattattattattattaatgttcatgatTCAATCAAACAAATGTTGCATGATGCATCCTTCCTATTTAGCACAAGTATATTTAAGACACGATTGAAGGCGTGTTTGGTGTCTCACATGTGTTTTAGGTACAATTTAATCActtggttttttcttctttcaattattattGTGTGGCGGTATTGGTCATTGCTTCATAGGTTGCATCTGTTAACTCAAAAGGGTCACTACTGTGAACCTTCTTGTATTGCTTTGTAGCTTCTTTACTTTAAATTAAGTATTTTGTGAAATatactctatttttttcttaatcaaACCAATTTAGATTGTTAAAATTCAAGATCCAATCAGACAAATGTTGTATCCTATCTAGCACCAAGACATGTTCATTGACCGACATTTGTTGACACAATACCTACACATGCAATTGCATTCAATTATTATCGATGTCTACATGTCAGTATCAATGTTGTGTATAATGTCCGTGTTTATGATCCAAAAGttagaaatattatatttaatagtTTTTCCCACTTACacacttaatttaattttatctaaTACATAATTTCATGGTTCACAATTTAATTTTCAACAATTAAAACATGATACTGGACCATTGgattaaatttttatgaaattttccaTTTGGAGTGAGTTGGGATGGGATACTAAATTAGTAATGGATGGTGAACACAGATTATATCAAATGAAGAGGCAAAGCGTCTCAATGCCGTGGAGTCAAGCTTTGTTGATGCAAATTCAATAGCAAAAGCAATAGGCAATGCAAGCAAAGTGGTTGTCACCATTGGTCCCACAGAGAACGGTCCAACGGCTGCGGTTTCCACTTCAGATGCCTTGCAAGTAATTCTGGCGGCTCAGCTGGCAGGCGTGGGCCATGTTGCAGTCATCTACGACGATGACAAAAA
This portion of the Trifolium pratense cultivar HEN17-A07 linkage group LG3, ARS_RC_1.1, whole genome shotgun sequence genome encodes:
- the LOC123918602 gene encoding serine/arginine repetitive matrix protein 1 isoform X1, with the translated sequence MSGGFFRGTSADQDTRFSNKQAKLLKSQKFAPELEHLVDTTKVNMEVMKPWITRKVTELLGFEDEVLINFIHGLLEAKIVNGKEVQIQITGFMEKNTVKFMKELWTLLLSAQKNASGVPQQFLDAKEEELLKKKAEHDRITSEIQRKKDKESKEIREERLKKLDGGLDAKDNDTASDPALKPRDSGNYIQDGKETDKRNGVKARNRVSRSPHSPAVSTSPHRGLPSRARANSKSFSNSRSYSRSISRSPEARGRSVSSGRIQRSSRQQSISPRRRSPQRSPHRRPSYSRRRSRSASDSKSPPIRRGVHSPFRRRRTPSPVKRRRSPSPVRRRRSPSPVRRRRSPSPVRRHRSPPSPIRRRRSPPSPVRRRRSPYPVRRRRSPSPIRRRRSPSPMRRPKSPSSMHLRRSPSPVRQRRAPSPMQQRSPSIRRRSPSPMRRIPPSRGRRSSSPMQSPTMRRYDSRTPRRRSPSPLRNRSPVSGKKRSTSASPKRSPSRDEWSSQSPVRVSPSSARRISPRHQRSPVQSSMGRVRVQKKLSPEVYQPSSPLQSVQRDKNGKASGYKSPDSMSTPDKSPIRSISPQARSRTSIKNRSPREIPLRQTRENLTKEGSLSPPKKPTNHKPSHGIPETSEGAEEAYYSRERRDPKSNSSEKKSRHPSPVSKRIGSSAKFHHEDEFYPERAASHEDDNNKWSKKGQDIKCDKSSGKGGESPVQQKSPMNKEFVSSEKPHDSYAAEIKKSDDKDQSISKYAKSSDQHKKSEAAQDLVEKADHVNQSASCDSGSEESGKHRRDGKDRRKHKRSERKVDSSDENDSYDSELEDRKEAKRRKKEEKKKLRKEEKHRKREERRRKREERHAEKLKMKSKTDYISDDEEVERRDDEEAPYDPKKLEIELRNKALESLKAKKGMNN
- the LOC123918602 gene encoding serine/arginine repetitive matrix protein 1 isoform X2 — its product is MSGGFFRGTSADQDTRFSNKQAKLLKSQKFAPELEHLVDTTKVNMEVMKPWITRKVTELLGFEDEVLINFIHGLLEAKIVNGKEVQIQITGFMEKNTVKFMKELWTLLLSAQKNASGVPQQFLDAKEEELLKKKAEHDRITSEIQRKKDKESKEIREERLKKLDGGLDAKDNDTASDPALKPRDSGNYIQDGKETDKRNGVKARNRGLPSRARANSKSFSNSRSYSRSISRSPEARGRSVSSGRIQRSSRQQSISPRRRSPQRSPHRRPSYSRRRSRSASDSKSPPIRRGVHSPFRRRRTPSPVKRRRSPSPVRRRRSPSPVRRRRSPSPVRRHRSPPSPIRRRRSPPSPVRRRRSPYPVRRRRSPSPIRRRRSPSPMRRPKSPSSMHLRRSPSPVRQRRAPSPMQQRSPSIRRRSPSPMRRIPPSRGRRSSSPMQSPTMRRYDSRTPRRRSPSPLRNRSPVSGKKRSTSASPKRSPSRDEWSSQSPVRVSPSSARRISPRHQRSPVQSSMGRVRVQKKLSPEVYQPSSPLQSVQRDKNGKASGYKSPDSMSTPDKSPIRSISPQARSRTSIKNRSPREIPLRQTRENLTKEGSLSPPKKPTNHKPSHGIPETSEGAEEAYYSRERRDPKSNSSEKKSRHPSPVSKRIGSSAKFHHEDEFYPERAASHEDDNNKWSKKGQDIKCDKSSGKGGESPVQQKSPMNKEFVSSEKPHDSYAAEIKKSDDKDQSISKYAKSSDQHKKSEAAQDLVEKADHVNQSASCDSGSEESGKHRRDGKDRRKHKRSERKVDSSDENDSYDSELEDRKEAKRRKKEEKKKLRKEEKHRKREERRRKREERHAEKLKMKSKTDYISDDEEVERRDDEEAPYDPKKLEIELRNKALESLKAKKGMNN